The following are encoded together in the Primulina tabacum isolate GXHZ01 chromosome 18, ASM2559414v2, whole genome shotgun sequence genome:
- the LOC142532176 gene encoding rhodanese-like domain-containing protein 14, chloroplastic codes for MAGVTSISPHTSASSSLHPKFHSSTLAYSFNSSVESTGTKVGKLSRSFRPLRIQNAATKPAKSPAEEDWKIKRQVLLQKKVRSVDVKEALRLTKENNFVILDVRPEAEFKEAHPEGAINVQIYRLIKDWTAWDIARRVAFAFFGIFAGTEENPEFISRVESKLTKDSKIIVACSTGGTTKPTQNLPEGQQSRSFIAAYLLVLNGYTNVYHLEGGLYNWFKEDLPTVSED; via the exons ATGGCTGGGGTTACTTCAATTAGTCCACACACATCTGCTTCTTCTTCTCTACATCCCAAGTTTCATTCTTCAACTCTTGCTTACAGTTTTAACTCTAGCGTCGAGTCTACTGGTACAAAAGTGGGTAAATTATCAAGAAGCTTTAGGCCACTCAGAATTCAAAATGCAGCCACAAAACCTGCCAAATCACCAG CTGAAGAAGATTGGAAGATTAAACGACAAGTTCTGCTACAAAAAAAG GTAAGGAGTGTGGATGTAAAGGAAGCATTGCGGCTCACAAAAGAAAATAACTTTGTCATTCTTGATGTACGGCCAGAGGCAGAATTCAAAGAG GCTCATCCGGAAGGTGCTATTAATGTGCAAATATACAGGCTTATAAAGGACTGGACTGCATGGGACATTGCAAGGAGAGTAGCATTTGCGTTTTTCGGTATTTTTGCGGGAACGGAGGAGAACCCTGAATTTATCTCAC GCGTGGAATCAAAATTAACCAAGGATTCAAAGATTATAGTGGCATGTTCAACTGGAGGAACGACCAAGCCTACACAAAATCTTCCAGAGGGCCAACAGTCGAG GTCATTCATAGCAGCTTACTTGCTGGTTCTCAACGGCTACACAAATGTGTATCACCTGGAAGGAGGGCTTTATAACTGGTTTAAGGAAGACCTACCAACAGTATCTGAAGATTGA
- the LOC142532175 gene encoding vacuolar protein sorting-associated protein 26A-like, protein MNYIIGAFKPACNISVTFADGKARKQVPLKKGGGGGTVMAPLFQSQENISGKISIEPVSGKKVEHNGIKVELLGQIEMFFDRGNFYDFTSLVRELDVPGELYEKKTFPFEFSTIEMPYETYNGVNVRLRYVLKVTISWGYAGSIIEYQEFVVRNYTPSPSINTSIKMEVGIEDCLHIEFEYNKSKYDLKDVILGKIYFLLVRIKIKNMDLEIRRRESTGSGTNTHVETETLAKFELMDGAPVRGESIPIRLFLSPYELTPTYQNINNKFSVKYYLNLVLVDEEDRRYFKQQEITMYRLGGAPTS, encoded by the exons ATG AATTATATTATTGGAGCCTTTAAGCCTGCTTGCAACATATCTGTTACATTTGCGGATGGGAAAGCTCGAAAGCAG GTCCCGTTGAAGAAGGGGGGTGGTGGTGGTACGGTGATGGCCCCACTCTTCCAAAGCCAAGAAAATATATCTGGAAAG ATATCTATTGAACCAGTCTCTGGGAAGAAGGTGGAACACAATGGAATCAAAGTAGAGCTTCTTGGTCAAATAG AAATGTTTTTTGACAGAGGCAACTTCTACGACTTCACTTCTCTGG TCCGTGAACTGGATGTTCCTGGGGAATTATATGAAAAGAAAACATTTCCCTTCGAATTTTCAACTATTGAGATGCCATATGAGACATACAACGGAGTAAATGTGCGACTTAG GTATGTCCTGAAGGTGACAATAAGTTGGGGCTATGCTGGAAGCATAATAGAATATCAAGAATTTGTG GTTAGGAATTATACTCCCTCTCCATCGATCAACACCAGCATCAAG ATGGAAGTTGGAATCGAAGACTGCCTTCATATTGAGTTCGAGTACAATAAGAGCAA GTACGATTTGAAAGATGTTATTTTAggcaaaatatattttctccTCGTAAGAATTAAGATTAAAAATATGGATCTTGAGATTAGACGCAGAGAATCGACAGGGTCAGGGACTAACACCCATGTTGAGACAGAGACGCTGGCAAAGTTCGAACTTATGGATGGTGCTCCAGTCAGAG GTGAATCAATTCCTATAAGATTGTTCCTTAGCCCCTATGAGCTAACCCCAACATATCAAAACATCAACAACAAATTTAGTGTAAAGTACTACTTGAACCTTGTACTTGTGGATGAAGAGGACCGTCGATATTTCAAGCAACAAGAAATCACAATGTACCGGCTCGGTGGTGCACCCACATCATGA